A window from Cryptomeria japonica chromosome 1, Sugi_1.0, whole genome shotgun sequence encodes these proteins:
- the LOC131044616 gene encoding UDP-glycosyltransferase 85A8-like produces MNDLQLHAVMVPFPVQGNINPLMNLAHLLSSRGVFITFVNTEWSHNRMSTAAAAAESSACTSKFKFLVIPDGLPPDHGRFSKLPEYLSALEKLGPILEHHLLCSLTDGTPPITCIISVNFMSCTYEVANKLGVPRVIFWTFCAASSIAQCNANLLLSHRHIPVKVEDLKRADKEITCLPEFQNKGEYVLVNTFDEVDAPETVSALSINGCPALAVGPVFIPNFLEGKNLNGLVSLSEQDDGCLKWLDAQEPGSVIYVSFGSLAVKSNEQLEELAVGLEKSQHPFLWVLRMDIVGGKPGTLPEGFVERTKDRGLIVKWAPQVKVLSHTSVGGFVTHSGWNSRLESMSMGVPMLGWPYFVDQFLNSRFCNDVWMIGMDLKGVDADENLVVGREEIEKGLRRLMEGSEGEELRKRGRELKEAAFKAVAEGGFSFLNLNRFMHDIAQLSKTASRKMA; encoded by the exons ATGAATGACCTGCAGTTGCATGCAGTCATGGTGCCTTTCCCTGTGCAAGGCAATATCAATCCTCTTATGAATTTGGCTCACCTCCTCTCTTCAAGAGGAGTTTTCATCACTTTCGTCAACACGGAATGGAGCCACAACCGCATGTCAACAGCTGCTGCTGCTGCTGAATCCTCCGCCTGCACCTCCAAATTTAAGTTTCTCGTCATTCCAGATGGTTTGCCACCTGATCACGGTCGTTTCTCCAAACTTCCCGAGTATTTGAGTGCACTGGAAAAACTTGGCCCCATCTTGGAGCACCATTTGCTCTGCAGCTTAACTGACGGAACTCCTCCCATTACCTGCATTATATCAGTAAATTTCATGTCTTGTACTTACGAAGTAGCCAACAAGCTGGGAGTGCCCCGAGTCATTTTCTGGACATTTTGCGCCGCCTCTTCTATTGCTCAGTGCAACGCCAATCTTCTCCTCTCCCACCGACATATTCCTGTCAAAG TGGAGGATTTGAAGAGAGCGGATAAAGAGATCACTTGTTTGCCTG AATTTCAAAATAAGGGAGAGTATGTGCTGGTTAACACGTTCGATGAGGTGGACGCTCCGGAGACCGTAAGCGCACTGTCCATCAATGGATGCCCAGCTTTGGCAGTAGGGCCTGTATTTATTCCCAATTTCCTGGAAGGAAAAAACTTGAACGGGCTCGTGAGTCTGTCAGAGCAGGACGATGGCTGTCTCAAATGGCTTGACGCCCAAGAGCCAGGTTCTGTGATATACGTTTCCTTTGGCAGCCTTGCCGTCAAATCGAACGAGCAGCTGGAGGAGTTGGCAGTGGGGTTGGAGAAAAGCCAGCACCCCTTTCTGTGGGTGCTACGAATGGATATTGTTGGAGGCAAGCCCGGCACTCTCCCGGAGGGTTTTGTAGAAAGGACCAAAGATCGGGGACTAATTGTGAAATGGGCGCCGCAAGTTAAGGTGTTGTCCCACACTTCCGTAGGAGGGTTTGTTACTCACAGCGGGTGGAATTCGCGTTTGGAGAGCATGAGCATGGGAGTTCCAATGCTTGGATGGCCCTATTTCGTCGATCAGTTTCTCAACAGCCGCTTCTGTAATGACGTGTGGATGATTGGCATGGATTTAAAGGGCGTGGATGCTGATGAAAATCTGGTGGTTGGAAGGGAGGAGATTGAGAAAGGTTTAAGGAGACTGATGGAGGGCTCGGAAGGGGAGGAGCTGAGAAAAAGAGGGAGGGAGTTGAAAGAGGCGGCATTTAAAGCAGTTGCGGAGGGAGGTTTTTCTTTTCTCAACTTGAACAGATTTATGCATGACATTGCACAACTTTCCAAAACAGCTTCTCGTAAAATGGCGTAA
- the LOC131044611 gene encoding LOW QUALITY PROTEIN: UDP-glycosyltransferase 85A1 (The sequence of the model RefSeq protein was modified relative to this genomic sequence to represent the inferred CDS: inserted 1 base in 1 codon), translating into MNRLHAVMVPFPSQGSINPLINLAHLLSSRGVFITFVDTEWSHSRMSTAADESSASTFKFLTIPDGLPPDHGRLSEFAEYIIAMENLGPVLEHHLLCSLTDETPPITCIIASNWMSCTYEVANKVGVPRVIFWTMCAASSIAQCNANFLVSRGHIPSKVEDLKRADKVITCLPGNLPPLLPSDLFSFYRAADTSDVFYQWSLREAEIQKKADYVLVNTFDEVDAPEMVTALSINGCPALAVGPVFLPNLLEGRDLNGLASMSVQDESCLKWLDAQEPGSVIYVSFGSISVRSNEQLEELALGLEGSQHPFLWVLRMDSVGDKLATLPGGFVERTVDRGVIVKWAPQVKVLSHPSVGGFFTHSXWNSCLESMSMGVPMLGWPYFADQFLDCRFCKDVWKIGIDLEGADGDENVMVKREEIEKGVRRVMEGPKAEEMRKRGRELKEEAFKAVREEGSSFVNLNRFIHDITQLSETASVKAA; encoded by the exons ATGAATCGCCTACACGCAGTCATGGTGCCTTTCCCTTCGCAAGGCAGCATCAATCCTCTAATTAATTTGGCTCACCTCCTCTCATCAAGAGGAGTTTTCATCACTTTTGTCGATACAGAATGGAGCCACAGCCGCATGTCAACTGCTGCTGATGAATCCTCCGCCTCCACATTTAAGTTTCTCACCATTCCAGATGGGTTGCCACCTGATCATGGCCGTCTCTCCGAATTCGCCGAGTATATAATTGCAATGGAAAACCTTGGCCCCGTCTTGGAGCATCATTTGCTGTGCAGCTTAACGGATGAAACTCCTCCCATAACCTGCATTATAGCTTCAAATTGGATGTCCTGCACTTATGAAGTGGCCAATAAGGTTGGAGTGCCCCGAGTCATTTTCTGGACCATGTGCGCCGCCTCTTCTATTGCTCAGTGCAACGCCAACTTTCTCGTCTCCCGCGGACATATTCCCTCCAAAG TGGAGGATTTGAAGAGGGCGGATAAAGTGATCACTTGTTTGCCCGGTAATCTTCCGCCTCTGTTGCCGAGCGATCTGTTTTCCTTCTACCGGGCTGCCGACACCTCTGACGTTTTTTACCAGTGGAGTCTGCGTGAGGCAGAAATTCAAAAAAAGGCAGACTATGTGCTTGTCAACACGTTCGATGAGGTGGACGCTCCGGAGATGGTAACTGCGCTGTCCATTAATGGATGCCCTGCTTTGGCAGTAGGGCCTGTATTTCTTCCCAATTTGCTGGAAGGAAGAGATTTGAACGGACTCGCGAGTATGTCGGTGCAGGATGAGAGCTGTCTCAAATGGCTCGATGCCCAAGAGCCGGGTTCTGTGATATACGTTTCGTTTGGTAGCATATCTGTCAGATCGAACGAGCAGCTGGAGGAGTTGGCACTGGGATTGGAGGGAAGCCAGCATCCTTTTCTGTGGGTGTTACGAATGGATAGTGTTGGAGACAAGCTTGCCACTCTCCCGGGGGGTTTTGTAGAAAGGACTGTGGATCGGGGAGTGATTGTGAAATGGGCGCCGCAGGTGAAGGTGTTGTCCCATCCTTCCGTAGGAGGGTTTTTTACTCACA GGTGGAACTCGTGTTTGGAGAGCATGAGCATGGGAGTTCCAATGCTTGGATGGCCGTATTTCGCTGACCAGTTTCTGGACTGCCGGTTCTGCAAGGATGTGTGGAAGATTGGCATAGACTTGGAGGGCGCGGATGGTGATGAAAATGTGATGGTTaaaagagaggagatagagaaaGGCGTGAGGAGAGTGATGGAGGGTCCGAAGGCGGAGGAGATGAGAAAAAGAGGGAGGGAGTTGAAGGAGGAGGCATTTAAAGCGGTTAGGGAGGAAGGTTCTTCTTTTGTCAACTTGAACAGGTTTATTCATGACATCACACAACTTTCCGAAACGGCTTCTGTTAAAGCGGCGTAG